The Micromonospora siamensis genome contains the following window.
CGATCCTCGGCGTACACGTCTTCGACGACGCCCGCTTCGACGACGTGGTGCACCAGGCCGAGTCGATCGCCCCGTACGCGCTGACCGGCTCGATCTTCGCCACCGACCGCCGGGTGGTCGACGCGGTGGCGGAGAAGATGCGGTACGCGGCCGGCAACTTCTACATCAACGACAAGCCGACCGGCGCGGTGGTCGGGCAGCAGCCGTTCGGCGGCGCCCGGGCCAGCGGCACCAACGACAAGGCCGGCTCCTGGCACAACCTGGTCCGGTGGATGTCGCCGCGGACGATCAAGGAGACCTTCGTTCCGCCGACCGACCACACGTACCCCCACATGGGCTGAGTCGTACGGCACACGCAGGGGCCCCGGCCGAGTCGCCGGGGCCCCTTTGTGCGTCGGGGGCACTGTCGTCGGCCGACAGTGCACATAGGAAGACCCAACGGGTGGCGAAAACGGCAAATCCTGGACGCCGGGTCGGCAAAGTGGCAGCTTAGAGGGCATGGCGGAATCCGGAGTCAACCCGACGGCGGCGGCCCTGCTCGGCCTGCTGCACGACGGCCCGATGACAGGCGGCCAACTGATGGCCGCCGCTGAGCGCCGGCTGGCGCCGTACTGGTCGATGACCCGCAGTCAGGTCTACCGGGAGCTGCCGGTCCTGGCCGAGCGGGGTTTCGTGCGGCTGGGCAAGCCGGGCCCCCGGATGAGCCAGCCGTACGCGATCACGGCGGCCGGAAAACGGACATTCTCCCGCTGGCTGGCGGAGGACCCGGGGCGGGACACCATCCGCAACCCCGTGGCGCTGCGCATCGCCTTCGGCAACCTGCACTCGGCCAGCCAGCTGAAGAACCTGTACGAAACGGCCAACCAGTACCACAGCGACGCCCTCGCGGCCGTCCGCGAGCAGGTGAAGAACGCCAAGAAGGAGGGCGAGGCGTACGACGCCAGCGCGCTGGAGTTCGCCGTCGCCTACCACCGGGCCGCCCTGTCCTGGCTGA
Protein-coding sequences here:
- a CDS encoding PadR family transcriptional regulator, translating into MAESGVNPTAAALLGLLHDGPMTGGQLMAAAERRLAPYWSMTRSQVYRELPVLAERGFVRLGKPGPRMSQPYAITAAGKRTFSRWLAEDPGRDTIRNPVALRIAFGNLHSASQLKNLYETANQYHSDALAAVREQVKNAKKEGEAYDASALEFAVAYHRAALSWLKTAPVG